In a single window of the Gossypium hirsutum isolate 1008001.06 chromosome D02, Gossypium_hirsutum_v2.1, whole genome shotgun sequence genome:
- the LOC107910684 gene encoding small nuclear ribonucleoprotein SmD3b has product MSRSLGIPVKLLHEASGHVVTVELKSGELYRGSMVECEDNWNCQLENITYTAKDGKVSQLEHVFIRGSKVRFMVIPDMLKNAPMFKRLDAKIKGKSSSLGVGRGRAVAMRAKAQAAGRGTTGGKGVVPSVRR; this is encoded by the exons ATGAGCCGGAGCTTGGGCATACCGGTGAAGCTACTGCACGAGGCATCCGGCCACGTGGTAACGGTGGAGCTTAAGAGCGGAGAGCTTTACAGAGGAAGCATGGTCGAATGCGAGGATAACTGGAATTGCCAGCTCGAGAACATCACCTACACCGCTAAA GATGGAAAGGTATCACAGCTTGAGCATGTTTTCATTCGAGGCAGTAAAGTCAG GTTTATGGTCATACCGGACATGTTGAAGAATGCTCCCATGTTCAAACGCCTCGATGCTAAAATCAAG GGTAAGAGCTCATCTCTAGGAGTTGGCAGAGGTAGAGCTGTTGCAATGAGAGCCAAA GCTCAAGCTGCCGGGCGTGGCACAACAGGTGGTAAAGGTGTTGTGCCTTCGGTTCGTAGGTAA